From the genome of Sinanaerobacter sp. ZZT-01:
TTGCAGATCGGCCGCAGGGAGTAATCCATATTCAAATCACACGAGGTCAAATGTATTCCAATATAGAAGTCAGCGATGATGGGAAAGGGTTTGATTTCGAGCAAGTTAAGGGTGCCAGTCTTGGGTTAAACATTGTAATTTCTATCGTCAAAGATAAATTAAATGGGAATTTGCGAATTGACTCGGGAAATCTTGGAACAAGAATTAATTTTGATTTTAAAAATAAAATAGCGAATATGGATAATGTGACGTAACATTTTCCGAGACTAAGTGAAGCAGCTTAGGTACAGAAATTATTCTGTGTCTAGGCTGTTTTTTGTTTAAAAATAGATCATTATGAATTTTGAAAAGGTAAGGGAAGGATGTGGTTCTTTTGAGGGAGGATGTGATAAGTGTAGGTATTGATATTGGAACATCGACGACACAGCTGATCTTTAGTCGGCTGACCATTGAAAATCGTGCCTCTGCCTACACAGTACCAAGAGTAGAGATTGTAAATAAAGAAGTAATTTATTCCAGTGATATTTATTTCACACCATTGCTTTCTTCTACCGAAATTGATGCAGAAGGTGTCAGTGAAATAATACGAAATGAGTATAAAAAAGCAGGGATGACTTTTGATCAGGTTACGACAGGAGCCGTGATTATTACAGGTGAAACTGCAAGAAAACAGAATGCCAATTTGGTATTAAACCGCCTCAGTGATTTAGCAGGTGATTTTGTCGTGGCAACCGCAGGCCCAGACTTAGAGTCCGTCCTTTCTGGAAGAGGCGCTGGAGCAGATCATTTAAGTGAAGAAAATCGAAATACCGTTGCCAATTTAGATATAGGTGGCGGGACAACAAATATTTCAGTTTTTCAAAAGGGGAGCCTTTATGCGGTAACTTGCCTGGATGTTGGAGGACGTCTCATAAAAGTTGAAAAAGGAAAGATTATATATATTTATTCAAAACTAGAAGAATTAGCAAAGCAAAATGGAATTGAAATAAAAGTTGGAGATAATGCAGATGAAATTAAATTGAGAAAAATTTGCAATTTGATGGCGAATCAGATAAAAAAGGCATTACATCTATCGGGGAATGAAGTGGAAATGTCGGTTCTTTATACGAATGAAGGAAAGGCACTGCCAGAAGAATTAAAAATTGATGCAGTTACTTTCTCAGGAGGCGTTGCCGGCTATGTTTATGAACCGGAGGAGAATGATCTTTTTCGGTACGGAGATGTCGGTGTCCTTCTTGGGCAGGAGATCAACCGATGTGGAATTTTAGAGAACGTTCTTTGCTATAGAGGAGAAGAAACCATTCGGGCAACCGTAGTTGGAGCAGGGAGTCATACCACAGAGGTAAGCGGAAGCACTATCTTTTATCAAAAGGAAAAACTCCCTATCAAGAACATACCGATTTTACGGCTCGCAGATGCAGATGAAGAAACTCCTGACTTGATTTCTCAGGCTATTTTAAGACAAATGCCAATCTATCAATCGGAAGAAAAGCCGCAGCCGGTAGCGATTTTACTAAAAGGGAATCGTTACGCTTCTTTCTCTTCCATTCAAAAACTGGCAGATGCAATGATAAGTGCAACTGAGCTGATACAAAAGAAAGGACTTCCTTTAATTGTGATGTTGGAATCTGATATCGGTAAGGCGTTAGGAAATGCAATGCACATAAAACTTCAAGGTAAGGCAGATGTCATCTGTATTGATGGGATCAAAGCACAGAATGGAGATTATGTTGATTTAGGAGAACCTGTTGGGGGTGGTCACGTATTACCCGTGGTGATCAAAACACTCATATTTAACTCGTAGATGGCTTCCATTTGGAAGAAATCAATATAGAGAAAGGAAAAGGTGAAAAGGAGCATGATATTGAAAACAAAGCTATTTGGCCACACGTATGAGTTTAAGTCACTCAGAGAAGTCATGGCTAAGGCAAACGAGGAAAAATCCGGTGATAAATTAGCCGGAATCGCTGCGGAGACCGCAGAGGAACGCGTAGCTGCTAAGGTTGTGCTGTCTCACATTACATTGGAAGAATTGCGCAATCAGCCGGCAGTTCCGTATGAGGAGGATGAAGTAACCAGAATCATTCAAGATGCAGTAAACGAATCGATTTTTAGTGAAGTGAAACACATGACAGTTGCTGAATTTAGAGAATGGCTGTTAGACGAAACAACGACACCGAGCATGATAAGGAGAGTTTCTCGAGGTATTACCGGTGAGATTGTTGCAGCGGTTTGTAAGCTGATGACAAACCTTGATTTGATTTATGCTGCAAAAAAAATGAGAGTATCGGCACACTGTAATACTACGATTGGATTACCGGGGACCTTTTCTTCTCGACTTCAACCAAATCATACGACAGATGATCCAAAGGGAATTATGGCATCCGTTATGGAAGGGTTAAGCTTGGGCTGCGGTGATGCGGTAATCGGTCTAAATCCAGTGGATGACTCCGTAGAAAGTGTTGCAAGAATTTTAAAGAATTTTGATGAATTTAAACGTAAATGGGAGGTGCCAACTCAAATTTGTGTTTTAGCACACGTAACGACACAAACTGAGGCGGCCGATAAATTTAATGCACCGATTGACTTAATGTTTCAGTCAATTGCAGGCTCGCAGAAAGGAAATGAAGCGTTTGGTTTGACGGCTACTATGCTAGATGAAGGTCATGATATGATGCTCAAAAAAGGAACGAGTACCGGACCAAATGTTATGTATTTTGAAACAGGCCAAGGATCGGAATTATCTTCCGAAGCACATCATGGATGGGATCAGGTGACGATGGAAGCACGTTGCTATGGATTTGCAAAACGTTATAATCCATTTTTAGTCAACACAGTTGTTGGATTTATCGGACCGGAATACTTATATGATTCAAAGCAGGTAATTCGTGCAGGTTTAGAAGATCATTTTATGGGGAAACTCACTGGAATTCCAATGGGATGTGATGCGTGCTATACCAACCATATGAAGGCAGATCAGAACGATATTGAAAATCTGGCGACTCTCCTTGTCGCATCTGGGTGTAACTACATTATGGGAGTTCCTCAGGGTGATGACTGCATGCTGATGTATCAATGCACAGGATATCATGAAGCAGCTGCACTTCGAGAAATTTTCGGATTAAGACCAATTAAGGAATTTGATCTTTGGTTGGAAAAAATGGGCTTTTCAGAGAATGGCAAGCTGACACCTTTAGCGGGAGATGCTTCCGTATTTTTGAAGAAATAGAAGGGAGGTATAAAGATGGAACAGAACGATTTGAAAAAAATCATTGAGCAGGTATTAAAAGAAATGCAGCTTTGTGATACGCCGAGTGAAGAAAAGAAATGCGATGCAACGGAAGCACAGCAGGACACATCTAAAATAGAAGATGGTTGTATTCCTGATGTGACCGAAGTAGATATCCGAGAACAATATCTGGTTGAGAATCCGCAGAATGGTGAGGTTTATTATGAATTAAAACAGTTTGCACCTTGTCGCCTCGGTATTGGGAAATGCGGAGCACGTTATAAGACAGATCCAATGCTTCAGTTTAAAGCGGCTCATTCTGCTGCTCAGGATGCTGTATTTAATGATGTAGATGAAGAGTTTATAGATCAAATGAATCTTTTCAAAGTGCAGACACAGTGTGAGAATAAAGACATTTATTTAACAAGACCAGATCTTGGGAGAAGACTCAACGAAGAAGCGGTTGAAGTGATTAAAGAAAAGTGCAAGAAAAATCCAACAGTTCAGATTTATGTTTCAGATGGACTTTCCTCTGCTTCCGTAGCAGCAAACGTCCAAGATCTGCTTCCTGCGATCATGCAGGGATTACAGAGTCAGGGAATTGATGTTGGCACACCATTTTTCGTAAAATATGGTCGCGTTGGTGCAATGGATCAGATATCTGAACTTACAAATGCTGATGTTACGTGTGCATTAATTGGAGAAAGACCAGGTCTGATTACCGCAGAATCAATGAGTGCCTATATCGCTTACAAAGCAACTATGGGGATGCCAGAAGCAAGAAGAACAGTAGTATCTAATATTCATAAGGCAGGAACCATGCCGGTAGAAGCCGGAGCGCATATTGCAGAAATTATAAAAGTAATGCTCGAAAAGAAAGCAAGTGGAACGAACTTGAAACTGTAATGAAAAAGGAGGAATTTAGGACATGAAAAGAGATCCTTTGAAAGCCACCGTATTGGCAACAAAAGTGATTCCGAATGTAAACCCGGAATTAGCAAAAGAGCTGGGGCTGACTCCAGACCAAAGATCGTTAGGGTTGATCACAGCTGACTGTGATGATGTAACGTATACAGCTTTAGATGAAGCAACAAAAGCAGCGGATGTAAAAGTTGTTTATGCAAAGAGTTTTTATGGTGGAGCTGCGAATGCAAATACAAAATTAGCAGGTGAAATTATAGGAATTTTAGCAGGACCAAATCCTGCAGAAATTAAAAGTGGTTTAAAGGCATGTATTGATTTTATTGAAAATGTAGCACACTTTGTTTCCGCAAATGAAGACGATTCGATTCCGTATTATGCACATTGTATTTCAAGAACAGGTTCTTATTTATCAGAAGGAGCAGGTATTAAGGAAGGCGAAGCTCTTGCCTATCTAATAGCGCCTCCGCTTGAAGCGATGTATGGTGTGGATGCAGCGATGAAGGCAGCTGATGTCAGCATGTGTGTATTATATGCACCACCTTCAGAAACAAACTTTGGCGGGGCATTGCTTACGGGCAGTCAATCTGCATGTAAAGCAGCTTGTGAAGCATTTGCAGCTGCAATTGAGTATGTTGCAGAGAACCCATTGGGTTAATCGGGAAGGATGCAAGTTATGAAAGCCATAGGAATGATAGAAGTGAAAGGGTTTTTAAGTGCAGTAGAGGCGTTGGATAGTGCCTTGAAAGCTGCGAACGTAACTCTGCACAGCGTTACTAAGGTAAAAGGCGGATTGGTAGCGGTTATCATAATGGGTGATGTAGGAGCAGTGAAAGCGGCTATGGATGCGTCTTCGGCAGCGGCTAATCGCGTAGGAGAAATCGTATCCGTGCATGTAATACCAAGGCCAAGTGAAGGTGTTATGAATATGATTGAAACACAAAAGCCGTTGGAATACAGAGAAAAAGAGACCGTAGAAAAGAATGTTTCTTCAGAGACAGAGAAACCTTTGCTTGAGGAAAAAGTCTGCTTAGAAGACTCAGAGATTGAACTGAAAAAGAAAGCTGTGTCAGATCAAGTAGAGTCTGTAGTGAAGACAGCAGAGGAGTTGGAATTATCCCAGAAATCAGTTGAGGAACTAAGGCATCTTGCACGAACATTAGAAATAACAAATATGACAAAAAATAAAATAAAATTTGCTAAAAAAGATGAACTAATTAAAGCAATCAGCGAATTTAAGGAAAGGAGAGAGGACTGATGCTACTTTATGATAAAGATTTGCTGTCTGTGCAGGAAGTCAGAGAATTAGTAGAGCGTGCGAAAGCGGCACAGCTTGAGTTAGCACAAAAAAAGCAAGAAGATGTTGACCTCATTGTAAAATCAATTGCAGAAGCAGGGATTCGTAATGCGAAAAGGCTGGCACAGCTCGCTCATGATGAGACAGGATTTGGAGTTGTTGCAGATAAAGAAATAAAAAATATATTTGGAAGTAAAGGCGTTTATGATCGGATTAAGACAATGAAGACGATCGGCGTACTGAAAGAGGATAAGGAGGCAGGAACGTATGCTCTAGCTGTACCAATGGGGGTTATTGCTGGGTTGGTTCCTTCAACAAATCCAACTTCTACCGTGTTTTATAAAGCGGAAATTGCAATCAAAGCAGGAAATGCAATTGTATTTTCACCTCACCCGAACGCTTTAAACTGTATTTTAGAAACAGTTAAAGTGATTCGTCAGGCGATTACGGAAGTAGGAGGTAACAGTGATCTTGTCGGCTGTGTTTCTTTACCGACTGTTCAAGCGACAGATGTGCTTATGAGCCATCCGGATACTTCATTGATTCTTGCGACTGGAGGGTCTGCAATGGTACGTGCGGCCTATTCCTCTGGAACGCCGGCAATTGGGGTTGGTCCAGGTAATGGTCCGGCATATATTGAACGTACAGCAAACCTTCAAAAGGCTGTTCAATGCATCTTCGATTCAAAGACCTTTGATAACGGAACCATCTGTGCTACCGAACAGTCCGTTATCTGTGATCTGGATCAAAAAGAGGCAGTGCAGGCAGAAATGAAACGTCAGGGGGCTTATTTCTTAAATCAAGAAGAAAAAGAGAAATTAGGAAACTTTATTCTTCGATCAAACGGAACCATGAATCCGATGATTGTTGGAAGAAGTGCGCAAAATATTGCCGAACTGGCAGGGCTTTCACTTCCGGAGGGCACACGTATCATTGTTGCAGAGGAAGACGGAGTCGGAAGAGGGCATCCTTATTCCAATGAAAAACTAACTCCGATTCTAGCTTTTTACGCAGAGAAGGATTATAAGGCAGTTTGTGATCGATGCTGCGAAATTTTATATTATGAAGGTGCAGGACACTCATTTATCATTCACTCAGAAAATCAGGAAATTATAGATTATTTCGCAAAACGTGTACCAGTGTCAAGATTTATCGTGAACAGCCCGGGTGCAATGGGAGGAATCGGTGCATCGACTGGCTTAATGCCAGCCTTAACCTTAGGATGCGGAGCCGTTGGAGGAAGTGCGACGAGTGAAAATGTAGGGCCGGAGCAATTGTATAATTTAAGATATGTTGCTTATGGAAAAAAGAGTATGGAGACCATACGAAAAGAAGCGGCTCAGGCAAGTAATCGTTTGGGCTGTGGAAACTTGAAAGAAGATCAGGTGAACGAAATTGTTCGAGAAATTATTCGTCAATTGGAAGCTGTTTAGGCAGCAAAGATAAGGAGGAGACGATATGGCTACAATGCAAGCGTTAGGTATGATAGAAACAAAAGGATTGGTTGGTTCCATTGAGGCAGCAGATGCAATGGTAAAAGCTGCAAATGTTACCTTAATCGGAAAAGAACATGTAGGAGGCGGCCTTGTTACCGTTATGGTAAGAGGCGATGTAGGTGCGGTAAAAGCTGCAACAGATGCTGGAGCAGCAGCTGCGGAAAGAGTGGGAGAATTAATTTCTGTACACGTTATTCCAAGACCGCATGAAGAAGTAGAAATGATACTTCCGGTATTAAAGTAAGGAGGAAAGAAGATGGCAGCAATGCAAGCGTTAGGTATGATAGAAACAAAAGGATTGGTTGGTTCCATTGAGGCAGCAGATGCAATGGTAAAAGCTGCAAATGTTACCTTAATTGGAAAAGAACACGTAGGAGGCGGCCTTGTTACCGTTATGGTAAGAGGCGATGTAGGTGCGGTAAAAGCTGCAACAGATGCTGGAGCAGCAGCTGCGGAAAGAGTGGGAGAATTGATTTCTGTGCACGTTATTCCAAGACCGCATGAAGAAGTAGAGATGATACTTCCTGTTTTGCAAAAATAAAGGGCGATTGAAAGAGGCAGGAGGTGAGAAAATTTGAAGGTAATAACGGAAGCGATTTTACGGACGGAATTGCGTAACGAGCAACCGGATGTTTATTATATCCCGGAAGGGAAGCTGTTATCACCGGCCGGCCGTGAATATCTGCAGCAACGTAAGATTAAGATTGCGCCCAAGGGTGCCGAGCCGAAAAAAGAAGAAAAGAGTGTTTCGGAGTCTGTTACACAGGCTCCGGAGCCTCCAAAGGCTAAGTATATAGATTTTGAAAGCGGAGCCTATTATACGGAAAAACCAGAATATATGTGTCAGCTTTACGATAACGTTCTTGTGACGAAAAGTCATGCGAGAATTTATTTTCGAGGAAAGCTGGACTCTATACAGTCGCAGATTGTATTGGATCAAGCAAATCTGGCGGAAAAGGGTGTGAACCAAAATCTGTTGAAAGATTTGGATGGAATCCTAGCCATATTGCGTGAAATTATGCGCTGTGACGTATTGAACGAAGGATTTTTTAATGACTCCATCATTGGCCTAAGTTACAAAGAGCTGAGAGAACAATCTCACGATCCGATGAAGTATTTTAAAATTAAACAGATGGAACTTCCTTCCTATAAAATGGGAAGCAGCTATGCACTGTTGAATCAGCTAAGATCTTCTGTTCGAGAGGTAGAGGTCGCAGCGGCTGTGGCATTTATTGAAAAGAAAAGGTGCAGCCGGCCAGATATCTTAGAAGCATTGAATCGCTTATCCAGTGCGCTGCACATTATGATGTGCCGATATTTAGCAGGAATGTATCAATAGGGAGAAGACAAGATGGATCATAATTTAGTGGAAATGGTAGCTACAGCGATGCAGCAGAACGGGCTGATACAGGTAGAGGTTTCTGCAAGGCATGTACACTTATGTCAAGCAGATTTAGAAACACTATTTGGAAAGGGAGTTCAATTAACAAAAAAAAGGGATTTATCGCAGCCCGGACAATATTTGGCAGAAGAGAAAGTAACACTCGTTGGATCAAAAGGAGAAAAAAAGGTATCGGTTCTTGGGCCAGTTCGAAAAGAAACACAAGTAGAACTTTCAATGAGCGACTGCATGACAATGGGAATCAAAGCTCCCGTTCGTTTGTCGGGAGATTTAAAAGATTCAGGGAGTGCAGTATTAAAAGGACCTTGTGGAGAAGTTTCATTACAAGAGGGAGTAATTGTTGCACAGGCACATGTGCATATGACACCGGAAGCCGGTGAAGCTTTAGGCCTGTGTGACCATCAGAAAGTGAAACTGGAATTGATGACTTCTCGTCCGACTGTATTGGATGCAGCGGTCAGAATCAGTGCAGAATCCAGATGTAGAGTGCACATTGATACGGACGAGGCGAATGCGTCAGGATGCAGCGGTTTTGTTGTAGCGAAGATCCGAAAATAAAAAAGGCGGAATGTAGGATGAATTTGCAAAGAGTAAATAAATATATGGAGCGAATCGCCCAGTCAGAAACGACAACCTTTGAACCAACAGGAGAAAAATTAAAAGTTGGAGTGGACCTGGGAACTGCTTACATTGTCATGGTTGTGCTTGATGAACAGGATAATCCAATTGCATGCGAAAAACAAGCGGCCAATGTGCTGAAAGACGGGGTTGTCGTAGACTACTTAGGTGCTTTGCAGATTGTAAAGGACTTAAAGGGAAAGCTGGAGAAGCGTTTAGGCGGAAGAGAGCTTTTAAATTGTGCGATTGCAATGCCCGCAGGAACAGAAAGCAGCGTAAATACGCACACGTATGTGGCGGAGGGAGCAGGCTTTGAGGTTACAAATGTTTTGGATGAACCTTCTGCAGCAAATGCTGTTTACCAAATTGAAAACGGGGCTGTGGTAGACATCGGCGGGGGAACAACAGGGATCGCAATTCTGCACAATGGTAAGGTGATTCGCATGGAAGATGAAGCAACTGGAGGAACACATATCTCTTTGGTTCTAGCAGGGAATTTTCATATTGATCTTGCGCAGGCTGAGGAGATAAAACAAGATTACAGTAAGCATAAAGAAATTTTACCCGTAGTAAAAGCTGTGGTAGAAAAAATGGCTGCAATTGTAAAACGGTATGTTCACCCAGAAGAGATTGATACCATTTATCTTTGTGGAGGGACCTGCTGTCTTACAGGAATTGAAAAAATCTTCGAAAAAGAGACAGGGATTATAACTATAAAACCGGATAATCCGTTCTTGGTAACTCCTGCGGGGATTGCAATGAACTGTATTGCCGGTTAGGAAGGAGGGGGCAAATGGAATGGAATGAACTGGTTGAAGAAATTACAGCCAGAGTAAAAAAAATATTGCAGGAACAAGAATCATTGAATTGTGAAGCACCTGTTACGGAGTGTGGAACAAAAAAGAAACTCCTTATTTTGTCGCCACAAGGCAGTGAGCAATGCCATGAAGTATGGGATTCAATAAAAAACCAGAAGGAATGGAACATTACGTATGCTGCAGAAGAGAACTATGATTGCGATATCGCTGCAGTGGATACAGTCGTACTTTGTAACGTAAGCAATGAACGACTCGTAAAGATTGCAAACGGCATCGGAGATACCCCTTTGACAGCATTAGCAACTCGAGCCATATTAATGGGCAAAAAGGTGATTATTCCAACAGAGGAATTAGAACTTCTTTGCTATAGCAAGAGTGCACCTGCGGCCTATTATGACCACATGCTGCAGTATGTAGCTCTTTTAAAACGGTCGGATGTAGTATTGTGTGATTTAAAGCAACTCTATTCGGTAATCTGTGAAAAGGAAACGTGCGAAGAAGAATCCGGTATAAAGAGTCAGCAGCCTTACGTTCAGGAGAAGAAAGAAATCCTGCATTTAGGAAAAAAAGTGGTGACAGAGCGTGACATTCATGAAGCTTGTACGAATCAGATAACTGAGATTCGAATAGGTAAAAAAACGATTGTAACCGATCTTGCAAAAGATTATGCGAGAGAAAGAGGCATCAAAGTGATTGCGGAGATGTAAGATTATTGCGGAAAGCAGAGCACTCGAAGCATTAATAGAGAGGATGGAAACATATGCAGGTAGGAAAAGTTATTGGGACGATTTGGGCAACTAGAAAAGAAGAACGTTTGGCAGGATTAAAGCTTTTAATCGTGATACCGATAGATCTGCTTGAAAAGAACAGTAAAATGAGTCCGATTGTTGCCGCAGATATTATTGGAGCAGGAGTGGGCGAGACGGTTCTGATTGTTTCCGGAAGTTCTGCTCGCAGTGCGGTTGGAGATTCAAAAACTCCTGTAGACGCTACGGTTGTAGGGATTGTAGATGACCAGGAAATTGATGAAAATGTACTATAAATCGACTCGGAATAGTGAGGTGATTCTATGAAACTGATCGATGCGGTAAAGTCTGCAGGAGTTGTTGGGGCCGGAGGAGCCGGATTTCCCACTCATGTTAAGCTGGCGGCACAGGCAGATACTTTTATTATAAATGCCGCAGAATGTGAGCCTTTAATTGAGACGGATAAATATTTAATGCGGACTTTTCCGGAAGAGCTGATTATATCAGCTGAATTAATTGCGACTCATTTAAAAGCAAAGCGAAAGGTAATCGCTTTAAAAAGTAAATACAAAGAAGAGATTAAAGCCTTGTCTGCGGCAATAGATAAACACAACTCTTCCTTTGAATTGGTGCAAATGCCTTCTTTTTACCCTGCAGGTGATGAGCAGATTTTAGTTCAATTTGTTACCGGAAAAAGTGTGCCGGAACGAGGGTTACCACTACATGTCGGAGCAGTTGTCGATAATGTTGGAACTGTTTTAAATGTGGGAGAAGCTGTTGCCGAAAAACCGGTTACAGACAAATATCTTTCAATTGTAGGTGAGGTAGAAAAGCCATTAATGTTAAAGGTTCCAATTGGAACATCCATAAAGGAGTGCATTGAAATGGCAAAACCCCTTATTTCTAAGTATGACTTTATACTCGGCGGCCCGATGATGGGAAGAGTCTGCAAAGGGGAAGAGGCGCAGACGGAATTTGTTACAAAGACAACTGGAAATGTGATTTTGCTGCCAAAAGGACACTATTTGGTTGAACGCTCAGAGCTCTCCATTTCTGCCATTGCGGCACAGACCAGAAGCGCCTGTATCCAGTGTAAAATGTGTACCGATATGTGCCCTCGTTATTTAATTGGGCATGATATAAGACCAAGTCAAGTGATGAGAAATCTTTACAGAGAAAAAACAATTAAAGATAATGTAGAATATGAA
Proteins encoded in this window:
- a CDS encoding 4Fe-4S dicluster domain-containing protein; amino-acid sequence: MKLIDAVKSAGVVGAGGAGFPTHVKLAAQADTFIINAAECEPLIETDKYLMRTFPEELIISAELIATHLKAKRKVIALKSKYKEEIKALSAAIDKHNSSFELVQMPSFYPAGDEQILVQFVTGKSVPERGLPLHVGAVVDNVGTVLNVGEAVAEKPVTDKYLSIVGEVEKPLMLKVPIGTSIKECIEMAKPLISKYDFILGGPMMGRVCKGEEAQTEFVTKTTGNVILLPKGHYLVERSELSISAIAAQTRSACIQCKMCTDMCPRYLIGHDIRPSQVMRNLYREKTIKDNVEYEHAFGSAINCCDCGICEMFACPMGLSPRKVNGYIKGKLAERKINPEKNQSPQVREGLDWRRIPTDRLIARLGLSKYASLHVKEPCREYRPKTVTLYLKQHIGAGAQPCRETGEFVQKGELIGSIGENALCANLHASITGKITFINNEKVVITESEE